From the genome of Candidatus Nitrosocosmicus oleophilus, one region includes:
- a CDS encoding CDC48 family AAA ATPase gives MSQNTISLKVLEAYTRDVGRGVARIDYESMDALSASTGDVVEIKGKRRTVAKCLPLYPSDEGKGILRVDGLVRNNAGVAIGDTIIVRKIKAVPAEKVIVAPLEAIPPIDERYLADALESVPLIKGDNVMVPYFGGRLTFQVIGVTPGPGVDAVLVTQKTVFHIAERGETLRGVPQVTYEDIGGLKEEAQKVREMIELPLRHPEIFEKLGIEAPKGVLLYGPPGTGKTLLAKAVANESNAHFVSISGPEIMSKFYGESEARLREIFKETKEKAPSIMFIDEIDSITPKREEVTGEVERRVVSQLLSLMDGLEARGKVIVIAATNRPNAIDPALRRPGRFDREIEIKVPDKRGRLEILQIHTRNMPLESDVNQEKIASVSHGFVGADLEYLCKEAAMKCLRRLLPELNLEDEKINPEVLNKLIVTMSDFENALKEVMPSAMREVYLESPDVEWNDIGGLDDVKRELQEAVEWPLRYPDLYTKLGHSNPKGILMHGPSGTGKTMLAKAVATESESNFISVKGPELLSKWVGESERGIREIFRRARQAAPCVVFFDEIDSIAPVRGLGGDSMVTERVVSQLLTELDGIQQLTSVVIIAATNRSDMIDPALLRPGRFDKIVYVPLPDKATRKKILEIHSLEKPISDIVDFDRIAEITDGFSGADVSAVSNTAVSLVLHEYLQKYSNPEDAAKHATEAHVTMKHFEDAVKKIKTQRDSKSGEKVTVPYYR, from the coding sequence ATGAGCCAAAACACCATATCACTAAAGGTGCTTGAAGCTTATACCCGAGATGTAGGCCGTGGTGTTGCTAGAATTGATTATGAATCTATGGATGCTTTGAGCGCATCTACAGGTGATGTCGTGGAAATTAAAGGTAAACGTAGAACAGTTGCAAAATGTTTGCCTCTTTATCCGTCGGACGAAGGTAAGGGTATACTCCGAGTTGATGGTCTGGTTAGAAATAATGCGGGTGTAGCTATAGGAGACACTATAATTGTTAGAAAGATTAAAGCTGTTCCTGCAGAAAAAGTCATAGTTGCACCATTAGAAGCTATTCCTCCAATTGATGAACGATATTTAGCTGATGCTCTTGAAAGTGTACCATTAATCAAAGGCGACAATGTGATGGTGCCATATTTTGGTGGTAGACTTACATTTCAAGTCATAGGTGTCACTCCAGGTCCTGGTGTTGATGCCGTTTTAGTTACTCAAAAAACTGTATTTCATATTGCTGAAAGGGGAGAAACTCTTCGTGGAGTACCCCAAGTAACATACGAAGATATCGGTGGCTTAAAAGAGGAAGCCCAAAAAGTTCGTGAAATGATAGAACTGCCATTACGACATCCAGAAATATTTGAAAAACTGGGTATCGAGGCACCAAAGGGAGTGTTGTTGTATGGACCTCCAGGTACCGGTAAAACCTTGTTGGCAAAAGCAGTGGCCAATGAAAGTAATGCACACTTCGTGAGTATTTCTGGTCCAGAAATAATGAGCAAATTCTACGGTGAATCTGAAGCAAGACTGCGTGAAATATTTAAAGAAACCAAAGAAAAGGCTCCTTCTATAATGTTTATCGATGAAATAGACTCTATAACTCCAAAGCGAGAAGAGGTAACAGGAGAAGTTGAAAGAAGAGTTGTATCTCAGTTATTATCTTTGATGGATGGATTAGAAGCAAGAGGTAAAGTTATAGTTATCGCTGCCACAAATAGGCCAAATGCTATAGATCCAGCTCTAAGAAGACCTGGTCGATTTGACCGAGAAATTGAAATCAAAGTTCCTGATAAACGTGGTAGATTAGAAATCCTACAAATTCACACAAGAAACATGCCTTTAGAATCAGATGTAAATCAAGAAAAAATAGCATCTGTAAGTCATGGTTTTGTTGGTGCAGATTTGGAATACCTCTGTAAGGAAGCTGCGATGAAATGTCTTAGACGATTGTTACCTGAACTTAACTTGGAAGATGAGAAAATAAATCCTGAAGTATTGAATAAGTTAATTGTTACCATGTCTGACTTTGAAAATGCTCTTAAAGAAGTGATGCCATCTGCCATGAGGGAAGTTTATCTGGAATCTCCCGATGTTGAATGGAATGATATAGGTGGATTAGATGATGTTAAACGAGAGTTACAGGAAGCAGTGGAATGGCCGTTAAGGTACCCAGATCTTTATACAAAACTTGGCCACTCTAATCCCAAAGGAATTCTGATGCATGGTCCCTCTGGTACCGGAAAAACTATGCTTGCCAAGGCAGTCGCAACAGAATCTGAATCTAATTTCATTAGCGTAAAAGGACCAGAATTATTGTCAAAATGGGTTGGCGAATCTGAAAGAGGGATCAGAGAAATTTTCCGACGAGCAAGACAAGCTGCACCATGTGTTGTTTTCTTTGATGAAATAGATTCGATCGCACCAGTAAGAGGACTGGGAGGTGACAGCATGGTGACTGAAAGAGTCGTTTCCCAACTATTAACCGAATTGGATGGAATTCAACAATTAACCAGTGTGGTTATTATTGCCGCAACTAACCGATCGGACATGATAGATCCTGCATTGTTAAGACCAGGTAGGTTTGACAAGATAGTATATGTGCCTTTACCTGACAAGGCTACAAGAAAGAAAATATTGGAGATTCATTCATTAGAAAAACCTATTTCTGACATCGTTGATTTCGATAGAATCGCTGAAATTACAGATGGATTTAGCGGAGCTGATGTATCTGCTGTTTCAAATACGGCGGTTTCACTCGTGTTGCATGAGTATCTTCAAAAATATAGTAATCCTGAAGACGCTGCAAAACACGCAACAGAGGCACATGTTACAATGAAACATTTCGAAGATGCTGTAAAGAAGATAAAAACTCAAAGAGATAGTAAGTCGGGTGAGAAAGTTACAGTACCTTATTACAGGTAA
- a CDS encoding diaminopimelate decarboxylase family protein, producing the protein MVENALQIIQNKVTLSKINRFFTDEEISQLVEKYGTPLYLVDEEALHDKVLELNRAYEKFHGHVKIAYSIKANFNPSILRTFVKDNITFDLTSLGELFFIRELNINPENIVYTSVTEELDEYKQVLSYGVTRIVVSSYFGLVNLAQAANVVGIIPKVMVRMNPEVGVKAEVRASYKNGKFGVPLNGGKVDSAYFIVKSIFNNPLLEFEGFHFHLGSQITDFVCYVNALDRLNSLLNKLKKEIPNFSLKTLDIGGGTPVFYNEPVPTPSEMSSVYIEKLNNLVSSHGKFTLMIESGRYLVAESSIMVSKIVNTKEYNDHKIVILDTGYHLLLDAALLKQEYPQEVISTKNNNNHLYFSDSNKQYTGKNIHLVGRLCDTLDVFPTSKLSDLSYANIGNYVLFYNVGAYSLVFNMPFHCQTKPPVLMKTCEGDIKLIRKGTSYKDLYEEEGGLIS; encoded by the coding sequence ATGGTTGAAAATGCACTACAGATTATTCAAAACAAAGTAACGTTATCTAAGATTAATCGTTTCTTTACAGACGAAGAAATTAGCCAGTTGGTTGAAAAATATGGGACTCCGTTATATCTAGTAGACGAAGAGGCTCTGCATGATAAAGTCTTAGAACTTAACAGAGCTTATGAAAAATTCCATGGTCATGTAAAGATTGCTTATTCAATTAAAGCCAATTTTAATCCCTCTATACTTAGAACATTCGTGAAAGACAATATTACTTTTGATCTTACTTCTCTGGGAGAATTGTTTTTTATACGGGAATTAAACATTAATCCTGAAAATATTGTCTACACAAGTGTAACAGAGGAACTAGATGAGTATAAACAGGTCCTTTCTTACGGGGTTACGAGAATTGTCGTAAGTTCTTACTTTGGATTAGTTAATTTGGCTCAAGCTGCTAACGTTGTTGGCATTATTCCTAAAGTAATGGTACGTATGAATCCTGAAGTAGGCGTTAAAGCTGAGGTGCGTGCATCTTACAAAAATGGCAAATTTGGAGTTCCTTTAAACGGTGGGAAAGTTGATTCAGCTTATTTCATTGTTAAATCCATTTTCAATAATCCCTTGTTGGAGTTTGAAGGTTTTCATTTTCATTTGGGGTCTCAAATTACTGACTTTGTATGTTATGTTAATGCTCTAGACCGACTAAATTCGTTATTAAATAAACTAAAAAAAGAGATCCCAAATTTTTCATTAAAAACACTCGATATTGGTGGCGGGACTCCTGTATTTTATAACGAGCCCGTTCCTACCCCAAGTGAAATGTCCTCTGTATATATAGAAAAACTGAATAATCTAGTGTCCTCTCATGGTAAATTTACGCTAATGATAGAGAGTGGTAGATACCTAGTTGCAGAATCATCTATAATGGTTTCAAAAATTGTAAACACTAAAGAATACAATGATCATAAAATAGTTATTTTAGATACAGGATACCATCTTTTGTTAGATGCTGCTTTACTTAAACAAGAATATCCTCAGGAAGTAATATCAACCAAAAACAATAACAATCATCTTTACTTTTCCGATTCTAACAAACAGTATACTGGGAAGAATATTCATCTTGTGGGAAGGTTGTGTGATACGTTGGATGTTTTTCCTACCTCCAAACTATCCGACCTGTCATATGCTAACATTGGGAATTATGTTTTGTTTTATAATGTGGGAGCCTATTCTCTAGTGTTTAATATGCCCTTTCATTGTCAAACTAAGCCCCCAGTTCTGATGAAAACTTGTGAAGGCGATATAAAATTAATAAGAAAAGGTACCTCTTATAAGGATCTTTATGAAGAAGAAGGCGGCCTAATTTCATAA
- a CDS encoding acylphosphatase — MINYTRVHIFVSGKVQGVYYRQNTAQKAEELGIVGWVRNLSDGRVESVMEGLDVNIDKMLSWCKFGPKDALVTDIKIMNEEYKKEFSTFDIVKTL; from the coding sequence TTGATAAATTATACTAGAGTCCATATTTTTGTAAGCGGAAAGGTACAGGGAGTATATTATCGTCAAAACACTGCTCAAAAAGCAGAGGAGCTAGGCATCGTTGGTTGGGTTAGAAATTTGTCCGACGGACGGGTAGAATCTGTAATGGAGGGTTTGGATGTCAATATTGATAAAATGCTTAGTTGGTGTAAGTTTGGACCTAAAGATGCCTTAGTGACAGATATTAAAATTATGAATGAGGAATATAAGAAGGAGTTTTCTACTTTTGATATCGTCAAAACACTTTAG
- the hisF gene encoding imidazole glycerol phosphate synthase subunit HisF — MAVAKRIIPCLDVNKGRVVKGINFKELKDAGDPVKLAKQYSDEGADELIFLDITAAEEHRKTMKDIVKNVASVINIPFTVGGGIKTLEDARNLLLSGADRVSINTAAVVDPELIQELMCIFGKQCIVVALDVKRNYDQGGKYFFSKDGKKYWFEIKIFGGKKSTGIDAIEWAKKVEKMGAGEILLTSIDTDGTENGYDIELINSICDKINIPVIASGGCGSVDDILKVYKKTDVDAALAASLFHFNKAKLKDVKKYLEKNNILVRP, encoded by the coding sequence ATGGCAGTGGCAAAAAGAATCATTCCCTGTCTGGATGTAAATAAGGGTAGAGTTGTAAAGGGTATTAACTTTAAGGAACTAAAAGATGCGGGAGATCCTGTCAAATTAGCCAAACAATATAGCGACGAAGGCGCCGATGAATTAATATTTTTAGATATTACTGCGGCTGAAGAACATCGTAAAACAATGAAAGATATTGTAAAAAATGTAGCTAGTGTAATAAACATACCCTTTACGGTTGGGGGCGGCATAAAAACATTGGAAGATGCACGCAATCTACTCTTAAGTGGTGCAGACAGGGTTTCAATAAATACCGCAGCAGTAGTAGATCCAGAATTGATCCAGGAATTAATGTGTATTTTCGGAAAGCAGTGTATAGTAGTTGCTTTGGATGTAAAAAGAAACTATGATCAAGGTGGAAAATATTTTTTTTCCAAGGATGGGAAAAAATATTGGTTTGAAATCAAGATTTTTGGTGGGAAAAAATCTACAGGTATTGATGCGATCGAATGGGCCAAAAAAGTTGAAAAAATGGGAGCAGGAGAAATACTTTTGACAAGCATAGATACAGACGGGACAGAAAATGGATACGATATTGAATTAATTAATTCGATTTGTGATAAAATAAACATTCCTGTTATAGCCTCAGGAGGCTGCGGATCGGTTGATGATATACTAAAAGTGTATAAAAAAACAGATGTCGATGCAGCATTGGCAGCATCTCTGTTCCATTTTAATAAGGCAAAGCTAAAAGATGTTAAAAAATACCTAGAGAAAAATAACATATTAGTAAGACCGTAA
- the hisA gene encoding 1-(5-phosphoribosyl)-5-[(5-phosphoribosylamino)methylideneamino]imidazole-4-carboxamide isomerase encodes MKSIAAIDLLDGQVVRLVNGKLENKTVYGDNPLEVAKKWESEGVDMLHIVDLNAALNTGKNNSEIILKIIDSVNIPVQVAGGIRTINSINRFLDIKKPIKVVIGTFAFKQPEMIQKISKKRLNRIIISVDHNEENVMISGWKEFSGIKLFDAIRFYQELGINEFLLTNIGKDGTLEGPDIETLIKINNTFKDIKIVSSGGVSNIIDILKLRNVNCYAVILGKALYDEKLKIEHVQELI; translated from the coding sequence TTGATCTATTAGATGGCCAAGTAGTAAGATTGGTTAACGGTAAATTAGAAAATAAAACCGTGTACGGTGACAATCCATTAGAAGTAGCAAAAAAATGGGAATCCGAAGGGGTCGATATGTTACACATAGTTGATCTAAATGCAGCTTTGAATACGGGAAAGAACAATAGCGAAATAATATTAAAGATTATTGATTCGGTAAACATTCCAGTACAGGTTGCAGGTGGTATCCGAACTATTAACAGTATAAATAGATTCTTAGATATCAAAAAACCAATCAAGGTTGTCATAGGAACATTTGCCTTCAAACAACCTGAGATGATACAAAAGATATCAAAGAAAAGACTAAATCGGATCATAATTTCAGTAGATCATAACGAAGAAAATGTAATGATCTCTGGATGGAAGGAATTTTCAGGCATAAAACTATTTGATGCCATCAGGTTTTATCAAGAACTGGGTATTAATGAGTTCTTGTTAACAAACATTGGCAAAGATGGCACTTTGGAAGGTCCTGATATAGAAACACTAATTAAAATAAATAATACCTTTAAAGACATAAAAATAGTTTCTAGCGGAGGAGTTAGCAATATAATAGATATATTAAAGTTAAGGAACGTTAATTGTTATGCAGTAATCTTAGGGAAAGCATTGTATGACGAGAAATTGAAAATAGAACATGTTCAAGAATTGATTTAA